One window of the Natrinema sp. CBA1119 genome contains the following:
- a CDS encoding helix-turn-helix domain-containing protein, translated as MSEDRSAAAVFGLLSDETRIAVLRKIAVAQSERGHTAGPAELSFSAIYDRVAIDNTAKLSYHLGELEGLFLRKTDDGYSLTHAGERIVRLLLSENYGEVTGFDRTAVPGSCLLCGASSLEATLDSQFLTIGCLDCERNVAGYEVPPAQVRERSASAAVEALVHRMGAHYRQVRGGVCPSCGGRLSLEVRELGEPEADPFVAIDRCADCLRSYSAPLTLRSAYHPEAIAFCWERGVDVLSTAPWELLGRVHDGGWSSAKTATEPAAYEVMFGLAGDVLRLGLGADLSVERTERVRRNSVGDDR; from the coding sequence GGTCGGCGGCCGCGGTCTTCGGACTCCTCTCCGACGAGACCCGTATCGCGGTGCTCCGGAAGATCGCCGTCGCCCAGAGCGAGCGGGGCCACACCGCCGGCCCGGCCGAACTCTCCTTCTCGGCGATCTACGACCGGGTCGCGATCGATAACACCGCCAAACTCTCCTATCACCTCGGCGAACTCGAGGGGCTGTTCCTGCGCAAGACCGACGACGGCTACTCGCTGACCCACGCGGGCGAGCGGATCGTCCGGCTGCTCCTCTCGGAGAACTACGGCGAGGTGACCGGGTTCGACCGAACCGCGGTCCCGGGATCGTGTCTCCTCTGTGGCGCGTCGTCGCTCGAGGCCACCCTCGACAGCCAGTTCCTGACGATCGGCTGTCTGGACTGCGAGCGAAATGTCGCCGGCTACGAGGTCCCGCCGGCGCAGGTCCGGGAGCGGTCCGCGTCGGCCGCCGTCGAGGCGCTCGTCCACCGGATGGGCGCCCACTACCGCCAGGTCCGCGGCGGTGTCTGTCCGTCCTGCGGCGGGCGACTCTCGCTCGAGGTGCGCGAACTCGGCGAGCCCGAGGCCGACCCGTTCGTCGCGATCGACCGCTGTGCGGACTGTCTGCGGTCGTACTCGGCCCCGCTGACGCTCCGCTCGGCGTACCACCCCGAGGCGATCGCGTTCTGCTGGGAGCGCGGCGTCGATGTCCTCTCGACGGCCCCGTGGGAACTCCTGGGACGCGTCCACGATGGCGGGTGGTCCAGCGCGAAGACCGCCACCGAGCCCGCCGCCTACGAGGTGATGTTCGGGCTCGCAGGCGACGTTCTCCGACTCGGACTCGGGGCCGACCTGTCGGTCGAGCGGACCGAGCGCGTGCGACGGAACTCGGTCGGCGACGACCGATAG